The following are encoded together in the Cervus elaphus chromosome 23, mCerEla1.1, whole genome shotgun sequence genome:
- the MC3R gene encoding melanocortin receptor 3, protein MNASCCLHSAQPMLPNSSEHGAAPSFSNQSSSRFCEQVFIKPEVFLALGIISLLENILVILAVARNGNLHSPMYFFLCSLAVADMLVSVSNALETIMIAVVNSDYLRLEDQFIQHMDNVFDSMICISLVASICNLLAIAVDRYVTIFYALRYHSIMTVRKALALIVAIWLGCGICGVVFIVYSESKMVIVCLVTMFLAMLLLMGTLYVHMLLFARLHVKRIAALPPADGAAPQQHSCMKGAVTITILLGVFVFCWAPFFLHLVLIITCPTNPYCVCYTAHFNTYLVLIMCNSIIDPLIYAFRSLELRNTFKEILCSCNGMNLG, encoded by the coding sequence ATGAATGCTTCGTGCTGTCTGCACTCAGCTCAACCAATGCTGCCTAACAGCTCAGAGCACGGCGCTGCCCCTTCCTTCAGCAACCAGAGCAGCAGCCGCTTCTGTGAGCAGGTCTTCATCAAGCCCGAGGTCTTCCTGGCCCTGGGCATCATCAGCCTGCTGGAAAACATCCTGGTCATCCTGGCCGTGGCCAGGAATGGCAACCTGCactcccccatgtacttcttcctctgcaGCCTGGCCGTGGCCGACATGCTGGTGAGCGTGTCCAACGCCCTGGAGACCATCATGATAGCCGTGGTCAACAGCGACTACCTGAGGCTGGAGGACCAGTTCATCCAGCACATGGACAACGTCTTCGACTCCATGATCTGCATCTCCCTGGTGGCCTCCATCTGCAACCTCCTGGCCATTGCTGTCGACAGGTACGTCACCATCTTCTACGCACTCCGCTACCACAGCATCATGACCGTGAGGAAGGCACTGGCCCTGATTGTGGCCATCTGGCTGGGCTGCGGCATCTGCGGTGTGGTGTTCATCGTCTACTCCGAGAGCAAGATGGTCATCGTGTGCCTGGTCACCATGTTTCTTGCTATGCTGCTGCTCATGGGCACCCTCTACGTGCACATGCTCCTCTTCGCCCGGCTGCATGTCAAGCGCATCGCCGCGCTGCCACCGGCTGATGGAGCGGCCCCTCAGCAGCACTCCTGCATGAAGGGGGCAGTCACCATCACCATCCTGCTGGGGGTCTTCGTCTTCTGCTGGGCCCCCTTCTTCCTCCACCTTGTCCTCATAATAACCTGCCCCACCAACCCCTACTGCGTCTGCTACACTGCCCACTTCAACACCTACCTGGTCCTCATCATGTGTAACTCCATCATCGACCCACTGATCTACGCCTTCCGGAGCCTGGAGCTGCGCAACACCTTCAAGGAGATCCTCTGCAGCTGCAATGGCATGAACTTGGGATAA